In the Malaya genurostris strain Urasoe2022 chromosome 1, Malgen_1.1, whole genome shotgun sequence genome, one interval contains:
- the LOC131426406 gene encoding gastrula zinc finger protein XlCGF57.1-like, translating into MRSNMARNVIPKEEVQSSERATLTDDFPKQHQCPICGKQFNRKGNLNAHVKFHEGKRPFRCDICGKSFTLKSALKRHMTIHTGNKPFTCDICGKGFHESLALKFHNNIHTGERPFKCNVCEKDFHAQPNLVQHMQLHATVRSYKCTVCEKIFATRNALNMHMATNHPDNFKYRCEVCGKGFHNNERLQYHLNMHTGERLYRCTECGKEFYSKPSLKHHMYIHTGERPYKCTVCGKSYTSNGPLITHMAAHTGDYKHSCDVCGKGFVYKTLLQDHKNIHTGERPYRCSICGKDFADKRVLTQHVSLHTNTRHMCEVCGKEYRTKFNLKLHKRLHTTEQVTNSSTTKNASTQLDDGEKANVTFDLQQIPNSSGSHNEVNRSEMKSDQVRDVMPKKEEPSTSVVASRSPNNDELKCQICDKYFYNKDSLHNHVLLHENKRPFSCDICRKSYCSKKNLARHMIIHTTTNVKPFTCDVCGKGFRDKQVLKFHSNIHTGERPYKCTVCEKDFHSRTILIQHMHLHEGRYKCTECGKTFTCNAQLNLHEPSHTGSYKYNCDVCGKGFQLRSLLKDHKNIHTGERPYKCSVCGKNFATKCAHICLQEQSA; encoded by the exons ATGAGATCAAACATGGCACGGAATGTCATACCAAAGGAGGAAGTACAGTCAAGTGAAAGAGCCACACTAACGGACGACTTTCCAAAGCAACATCAATGTCCGATTTGTGGAAAACAATTCAATAGGAAGGGTAATCTCAACGCGCACGTCAAATTTCATGAAGGCAAACGGCCATTCAGGTGTGATATCTGTGGGaaaagttttactttgaaaagtgCCCTAAAGAGACATATGACCATTCACACAGGGAACAAACCGTTCACGTGTGATATATGTGGCAAAGGATTTCATGAGAGTCTAGCGTTGAAGTTCCACAACAATATTCACACCGGTGAGCGGCCGTTTAAATGCAATGTTTGCGAAAAAGATTTTCACGCTCAACCGAATCTCGTTCAGCACATGCAGCTTCACGCAACCGTGCGTTCTTACAAATGTACagtatgtgaaaaaatatttgctaCCAGGAATGCACTAAATATGCACATGGCTACTAATCACCCGGATAATTTTAAGTATAGGTGTGAAGTGTGTGGAAAAGGATTTCACAACAATGAAAGATTGCAGTACCACCTCAATATGCATACCGGTGAGCGATTGTACAGATGCACTGAATGCGGAAAAGAGTTTTACTCCAAACCGAGTCTTAAACACCATATGTACATTCATACAGGCGAACGTCCGTACAAATGCACTGTATGTGGGAAAAGTTACACCTCTAACGGTCCACTCATCACACACATGGCTGCCCACACTGGTGATTATAAGCATTCGTGTGATGTGTGCGGCAAAGGATTCGTTTACAAAACACTATTGCAAGACCACAAAAACATTCATACAGGAGAGCGGCCGTATCGATGCAGTATATGTGGAAAAGACTTTGCCGATAAACGTGTTCTAACTCAACACGTATCGCTTCACACGAACACTCGCCATATGTGTGAGGTGTGTGGCAAAGAATACCGAACGAAATTTAACTTGAAATTGCACAAACGCCTTCACACAACAGAGCAAGTAACAAATTCAAGTACAACAAAAAACGCATCAACGCAACTCGATGACGGCGAGAAAGCAAACGTCACATTCGATTTACAGCAAATACCGAACAGTTCCGGTAGCCACAATGAAGTTAATCGAAG tgaaatGAAATCCGACCAAGTACGCGATGTCATGCCAAAGAAGGAGGAACCGTCAACTAGCGTTGTGGCATCTCGCAGTCCAAATAACGATGAACTAAAGTGTCAGATTTGTGATAAATACTTCTATAACAAGGATTCTCTTCATAATCACGTTTTGCTTCATGAAAACAAACGACCATTTAGTTGTGATATTTGCCGAAAAAGTTATTGTTCTAAGAAAAATTTAGCCAGGCATATGATCATCCATACCACGACCAACGTTAAACCGTTCACGTGTGACGTATGTGGGAAAGGGTTTCGGGACAAACAAGTGTTGAAATTTCACAGCAACATTCATACCGGTGAACGGCCGTACAAATGCACTGTATGCGAAAAAGATTTTCACTCTCGAACGATTCTAATCCAACACATGCACCTTCATGAAGGCAGGTACAAGTGCACGGAATGTGGCAAAACTTTTACCTGCAACGCTCAATTAAACCTACACGAACCTTCGCACACCGGGTCTTATAAGTATAACTGTGATGTATGCGGTAAAGGATTCCAGCTTCGATCGCTTTTGAAAGACCACAAAAACATACATACAGGCGAGCGACCCTATAAATGCAGTGTATGCGGTAAAAATTTCGCCACTAAATGTGCACATATTTGCTTACAAGAACAGTCGGCATAA